The following proteins come from a genomic window of Acidimicrobiales bacterium:
- a CDS encoding DUF3516 domain-containing protein, translating into MTDTTTATLADCIPAGTEPDRVADLFLDWTAERNLELYEAQEEAILEILGGSHVILATPTGSGKSLVATAAHAAAMARGERSIYTAPIKALVSEKFFALARDFGPEHVGMVTGDASVNADAPIICATAEILAHQALREGAVCPFGLVVADEFHFYGDPQRGWAWQVPLLELPHAQFLLMSATLGPTARFTLDLTRRTGRPAVTVAGSVRPVPLTFEYRETPLHESITELVDTDRAPVYIVHFTQKAASEKAQDLCSIDVLTKDQKAAVREEVGGFRFDTPIGKDLKRFIGHGIGLHHAGMLPRYRLLIEKLAQAGLLKLICGTDTLGVGVNVPIRTVLFTQLCKYDGISTRLLGNREFAQISGRAGRRGFDDEGHVWVQAPVHWIENLRADARVAADPHKKKKLVRKKPPERGYVHWNEDSFQKMVDGSPEPLLSSFGVNHQMVMNVLSRPGDGCRDLRNLLLDNHEPRERQRRHVRKAIGIYRSLREAGVIDELDEPDDEGRMVAVGVDLQDRFALHQPLSLFALEVIPELADRPSDAESTDGPEPADGPKPAGTTDPDAAAREHALDVLSVIESVLEDPGVVIAAQVNRLRGELVARLKMEGVEYEERMERLDEVEAPKPLREFLYGTFDVFRNHHPWVGDENVKPKSVARELYETGFDFRQYIEHHGLKRSEGVVLRYLSQAYKALVQNVPEGSKTEALYDLEAWLGETVRQVDSSLLDEWEKLRSPEDEPDVQGGPPTGSEPERPDVTRNGRAFQIMVRNEVFRWVQLLAHRRLDDHEALADVPTVGDGRRTADDVTDAIAPYWEENGVIPTDTHARGGSFFVLDDSGADRWPVRQTIADPEEHHEWVLEGEVDLAASREEGRAVVRLGAIRRL; encoded by the coding sequence GCGGCAGCCACGTCATCCTGGCCACGCCCACCGGTTCCGGGAAGTCCCTTGTCGCCACCGCCGCCCACGCTGCGGCCATGGCCCGGGGCGAGCGGAGCATCTACACCGCCCCCATCAAGGCACTGGTGAGCGAGAAGTTCTTCGCCCTGGCCCGGGACTTCGGTCCCGAGCACGTGGGCATGGTCACCGGCGATGCCTCGGTGAACGCTGACGCCCCGATCATCTGCGCCACGGCCGAGATCCTGGCCCACCAGGCCCTCCGGGAGGGTGCGGTCTGTCCGTTCGGGCTGGTGGTGGCCGACGAGTTCCACTTCTACGGCGACCCGCAGCGCGGCTGGGCGTGGCAGGTACCGCTCCTGGAGTTGCCCCACGCCCAGTTCCTGCTCATGTCGGCCACGCTCGGGCCGACGGCCCGATTCACCCTCGACCTGACCCGACGGACCGGGCGTCCCGCGGTCACCGTGGCGGGCAGCGTCAGGCCGGTGCCGCTCACCTTCGAGTACCGGGAGACCCCGCTCCACGAGTCGATCACCGAGCTGGTCGACACTGACCGCGCACCCGTCTACATCGTCCACTTCACCCAGAAGGCGGCATCCGAGAAGGCCCAGGATCTGTGCAGCATCGACGTGCTCACCAAGGACCAGAAGGCGGCCGTCCGTGAGGAGGTGGGCGGCTTCCGCTTCGACACGCCCATAGGGAAGGACCTAAAGCGCTTCATCGGCCACGGCATCGGCCTGCACCACGCCGGAATGCTCCCCCGCTACCGGCTGCTCATCGAGAAGTTGGCCCAGGCCGGCCTGCTGAAGTTGATCTGCGGCACCGACACCCTCGGCGTAGGCGTCAACGTGCCCATCCGGACAGTGCTGTTCACCCAACTCTGCAAGTACGACGGCATCTCCACGCGTCTGCTGGGCAACCGCGAGTTCGCCCAGATCTCCGGACGCGCCGGTCGGCGCGGCTTCGACGACGAGGGCCACGTCTGGGTCCAGGCCCCGGTGCACTGGATCGAGAACCTGCGTGCCGATGCCAGGGTGGCGGCCGACCCACACAAGAAGAAGAAGTTGGTGAGGAAGAAACCCCCCGAACGGGGCTACGTCCACTGGAACGAGGATTCCTTCCAGAAGATGGTCGACGGATCGCCCGAGCCGCTGCTCTCCAGCTTCGGCGTGAACCACCAGATGGTCATGAACGTGTTGTCCCGACCCGGCGACGGATGCCGTGACCTCCGAAACCTGCTGCTGGACAACCACGAGCCGCGGGAACGACAGCGCCGACACGTGCGCAAGGCCATCGGCATCTACCGCTCGCTGCGCGAGGCCGGCGTCATCGACGAGCTGGATGAGCCTGACGACGAGGGCCGTATGGTCGCCGTCGGCGTCGACCTCCAGGACCGGTTCGCACTCCACCAGCCGCTATCGCTGTTCGCCCTGGAGGTCATTCCCGAGTTGGCCGACCGGCCTAGCGATGCCGAGTCAACAGACGGACCCGAACCGGCAGACGGACCCAAGCCTGCAGGCACGACCGATCCTGATGCAGCGGCGCGCGAACACGCCCTGGACGTGCTGTCGGTGATCGAGTCCGTGCTTGAGGACCCCGGGGTGGTCATCGCCGCCCAGGTCAACCGGCTCCGCGGCGAACTGGTGGCCCGACTCAAGATGGAGGGCGTCGAATACGAGGAGCGGATGGAGCGCCTCGACGAGGTCGAGGCGCCAAAGCCCCTGCGGGAGTTCCTGTACGGCACCTTCGACGTGTTCCGCAACCACCACCCGTGGGTGGGCGACGAGAACGTGAAGCCCAAGTCGGTGGCCCGCGAGCTCTACGAGACCGGCTTCGACTTCCGCCAGTACATCGAGCACCACGGCCTGAAGCGCTCCGAGGGCGTCGTCCTGCGGTACCTCAGCCAGGCCTACAAGGCGCTCGTCCAGAACGTGCCGGAGGGCTCCAAGACCGAGGCCCTCTACGACCTGGAGGCGTGGCTGGGCGAGACCGTCCGCCAGGTCGACTCCAGCCTCCTGGACGAGTGGGAGAAGCTCCGGAGTCCCGAGGACGAACCGGACGTGCAGGGCGGGCCGCCGACAGGATCAGAACCGGAGCGTCCCGACGTGACCCGCAACGGCCGTGCCTTCCAGATCATGGTCCGCAACGAGGTGTTCCGGTGGGTGCAGCTGCTGGCACACCGCCGTCTCGACGACCACGAGGCGCTGGCCGACGTGCCGACCGTGGGCGACGGACGACGGACGGCCGACGACGTCACCGACGCCATCGCCCCCTACTGGGAGGAGAATGGCGTCATCCCGACCGACACACATGCCCGCGGCGGCAGCTTCTTCGTCCTGGACGACTCCGGCGCCGACCGGTGGCCGGTCCGACAGACGATCGCCGACCCCGAGGAGCACCACGAGTGGGTGCTCGAGGGAGAGGTCGACCTGGCCGCCTCCCGGGAGGAGGGCCGGGCCGTGGTCCGCCTGGGGGCGATCCGCCGCCTCTGA
- a CDS encoding polyprenyl synthetase family protein, whose product MTAPAVLERARLLVEPAMAAAVDRLCGELRLPSRYHFGWVEADGSPSGAESGKGLRPALAILSAEAVGALGATAVPGAVAAELVHNFSLVHDDIIDGDTRRRHRPTVWSAFGVEDAVISGDALHNLAYQVLLDEPTPERVSAATRLVEATAAMIAGQAADMAFDDLADVDLDACLAMEADKTGALLGYSASVGAVLAGAGCGEVDALEAYGRELGLAFQAVDDVLGIWGDPAVTGKAAGNDLRERKKSMPVAIVLSGRDDAAERLRAVYDLDRDLTDADVGRATAAIESAGGRDRTVAEARKHLDAALDAVSGVGLVDPAVEELARLARFVAEREF is encoded by the coding sequence ATGACCGCACCGGCGGTGCTGGAACGGGCCAGGCTTCTGGTCGAACCGGCCATGGCGGCCGCCGTCGACCGGCTCTGCGGGGAGTTGAGGCTCCCTTCGCGGTACCACTTCGGATGGGTGGAGGCCGATGGCTCGCCGTCTGGTGCCGAGTCCGGCAAGGGGCTGCGGCCGGCCCTGGCGATCCTGTCCGCCGAGGCGGTCGGCGCGCTCGGCGCCACTGCGGTACCCGGCGCGGTGGCAGCCGAGCTGGTCCACAACTTCTCCCTCGTCCACGACGACATCATCGACGGCGACACCAGGCGCCGGCACCGGCCGACCGTGTGGTCCGCCTTCGGCGTGGAGGACGCCGTCATCTCGGGCGACGCCCTCCACAACCTCGCCTACCAGGTGCTGCTGGACGAGCCGACGCCCGAGCGGGTGTCGGCGGCCACACGGCTGGTGGAGGCCACGGCGGCGATGATCGCCGGCCAGGCCGCAGACATGGCCTTCGATGACCTGGCTGACGTAGACCTTGACGCCTGCCTGGCCATGGAGGCTGACAAGACGGGTGCACTGCTCGGCTACTCGGCCTCGGTCGGGGCGGTTCTGGCCGGTGCCGGCTGTGGAGAGGTGGATGCGCTGGAGGCCTACGGGCGTGAGTTGGGCCTCGCATTCCAGGCGGTCGACGACGTGCTGGGCATATGGGGCGATCCGGCGGTCACCGGCAAGGCAGCCGGTAACGACCTCCGGGAGCGGAAGAAGTCGATGCCGGTGGCCATCGTGCTGTCCGGCCGTGACGATGCGGCCGAGCGGCTTCGGGCGGTCTACGACCTCGACCGTGACCTGACCGACGCAGACGTTGGCCGGGCCACTGCGGCGATCGAATCGGCCGGTGGACGGGATCGCACGGTGGCCGAGGCACGGAAGCACCTGGATGCCGCGCTCGACGCCGTCTCTGGCGTGGGGCTGGTGGATCCAGCCGTCGAGGAGCTTGCCCGGCTGGCCCGTTTCGTGGCAGAACGGGAGTTCTAG